One region of Methanosarcinales archaeon genomic DNA includes:
- a CDS encoding deoxyuridine 5'-triphosphate nucleotidohydrolase produces the protein MLSKQELIEAQNTSPSLIEHMIDPAVQTQPNGIEMTLQSVHRLEGAGSIAFDNAERQLPDTYALEFDENGWLNLEPGIYKIIYNEVVNIPDGIAAIARARSSLLRCGVALETAVWDAGYSGRSESLLVVHNPDGFRLKRNARVVQLIFFKLSSRVDEGYSGIYQNENK, from the coding sequence ATGCTCTCAAAACAGGAACTCATAGAAGCACAGAACACCAGTCCTTCATTAATCGAACATATGATCGACCCTGCCGTCCAGACCCAGCCCAACGGCATCGAGATGACACTGCAAAGTGTCCATCGATTAGAAGGGGCTGGCTCCATTGCCTTTGATAATGCTGAAAGGCAATTGCCAGATACTTATGCCTTGGAATTCGACGAAAATGGTTGGCTCAACCTTGAACCAGGCATCTACAAGATCATCTACAACGAGGTAGTGAACATTCCCGACGGTATCGCAGCCATTGCCCGGGCTCGTTCAAGCCTGCTGCGCTGTGGTGTCGCCCTGGAGACCGCGGTCTGGGATGCAGGTTATAGCGGTCGAAGTGAGAGTCTGTTAGTAGTACATAACCCGGATGGTTTCAGGTTAAAACGAAATGCAAGGGTCGTACAGCTGATCTTTTTCAAACTCAGCAGCAGGGTTGATGAAGGTTACAGCGGAATTTATCAAAATGAAAATAAATAG
- the uppS gene encoding di-trans,poly-cis-decaprenylcistransferase, translating to MGYSIRKTINNILYSGYERLLTSEIREFRVPEHIAIIMDGNRRFACKSGKSTQQGYIQGANTTENVLDWSYEFGVKQLTLYAFSTENLNRPEDEKKNLFELIGIKLEELIDDDRTHQRKMRVRILGNLNLLPLSLQKTARQVEDITKHYGNFYLNIAMAYGGRQEIVDAAKIIANKIRIRELALSNIDENIISAHLYPSDSLAVPDVDLIIRTGGDERISNFLPWQANGNECAAYFCAPYWPEFRKIDFLRSVRTYQTREHERQKNTVLRIIKLLSSTGSVEVDQVVNMSRKAADITSEEVFTILNELSGSGEMEHVALVW from the coding sequence ATGGGGTATAGTATCAGAAAAACGATTAACAATATTCTGTATTCTGGATACGAACGTCTCCTCACTTCAGAGATCAGAGAATTCAGAGTCCCTGAACATATCGCAATTATTATGGATGGGAATCGTAGATTTGCCTGCAAAAGTGGTAAGTCTACCCAACAGGGATATATCCAGGGTGCAAACACTACAGAAAATGTGCTTGACTGGAGTTATGAATTTGGTGTTAAACAACTTACACTCTATGCCTTCTCTACAGAAAACCTGAACAGGCCAGAGGATGAAAAGAAAAATTTGTTCGAATTGATCGGAATCAAATTAGAGGAACTTATTGATGATGACCGCACCCATCAACGAAAAATGCGAGTTCGGATTCTGGGTAATCTAAACTTGCTTCCTTTATCTCTTCAAAAAACTGCTCGCCAGGTAGAAGATATCACCAAACATTATGGCAATTTTTATTTGAACATTGCCATGGCCTATGGAGGGCGCCAGGAGATTGTGGATGCTGCAAAGATAATAGCAAATAAGATTCGAATACGGGAACTTGCTTTATCAAACATTGATGAGAACATCATTTCGGCCCACCTTTACCCTTCAGATAGTCTGGCGGTTCCTGATGTGGATCTTATTATCAGGACTGGAGGTGATGAGAGGATATCTAACTTCCTGCCCTGGCAGGCCAATGGAAACGAATGTGCTGCCTATTTCTGTGCACCGTACTGGCCCGAGTTCAGGAAAATAGATTTTCTGCGCTCAGTTCGTACATACCAGACAAGAGAGCATGAACGGCAAAAAAATACAGTACTCCGTATTATAAAGCTCCTGAGCAGCACTGGATCTGTTGAAGTAGACCAGGTGGTCAACATGAGTCGTAAAGCAGCTGACATTACATCTGAAGAAGTATTTACCATCCTGAATGAATTATCTGGCAGTGGCGAAATGGAGCATGTTGCCCTGGTATGGTAA
- the artA gene encoding archaeosortase A — MIVNFLWMALIFFILAAILPSKFKSYRMPIGGMGWIFFAAYWALQPFYYLKEGDFSMVILMLVVALICLIIAHLMFITYLKSNKGMLQDNQTNITKTLMAATTVTAIGALFYFPFAQIESLNHSLISTVTSQTFWLSQQAGFPVIRLDWNMIMLEGYRVEIILACTAIESIALFFGLILGIKADRKKVLMALMASIPVIYILNLIRNTFVIGAYGYKWFGTGPMIVHLFGNEYFLHQSASFYIGHHIIAKGGSGVALLFIAYAVLKLLPELLDLIDNLWLLIKEDVRNIFRSD; from the coding sequence ATGATTGTTAATTTTCTTTGGATGGCATTGATTTTTTTTATCCTTGCAGCCATACTACCCAGCAAATTTAAATCTTATAGGATGCCAATCGGTGGTATGGGATGGATATTTTTTGCTGCGTATTGGGCTCTTCAACCGTTTTATTACCTAAAAGAAGGTGATTTTTCAATGGTAATTTTAATGCTTGTTGTGGCTTTGATCTGTTTGATCATCGCTCATCTCATGTTCATTACTTACTTAAAATCCAATAAAGGTATGCTGCAGGACAATCAAACTAATATAACAAAAACATTGATGGCAGCTACAACTGTAACTGCTATCGGTGCGCTGTTCTATTTTCCTTTTGCGCAGATTGAATCATTGAACCATTCTTTAATTTCTACTGTTACATCACAAACCTTCTGGCTTTCCCAGCAGGCAGGATTTCCTGTAATCAGATTGGATTGGAATATGATAATGCTTGAAGGATATCGAGTAGAGATCATTCTTGCCTGTACAGCCATCGAGAGCATTGCCCTGTTCTTTGGATTGATCCTGGGAATAAAAGCAGATCGAAAAAAAGTACTAATGGCATTAATGGCTTCAATTCCAGTAATCTACATCTTAAACCTAATCAGGAACACGTTTGTAATAGGAGCATATGGATATAAGTGGTTTGGAACCGGCCCGATGATAGTACATTTATTTGGAAATGAATATTTCCTGCACCAATCGGCCAGTTTCTATATTGGGCATCATATCATCGCAAAAGGAGGATCAGGAGTTGCATTATTATTCATTGCTTATGCAGTATTAAAGCTGCTTCCCGAACTTCTCGACCTTATCGACAACCTCTGGCTGTTAATTAAGGAGGATGTCAGGAATATTTTCAGGAGTGATTAG
- the pssA gene encoding CDP-diacylglycerol--serine O-phosphatidyltransferase, producing the protein MNDSIFRLIKLPDLVTLVNALLGFTAILMVVQDNSNTSNASILIVMAVITDGIDGAIARRLEYGLLGEQLDSLADMISFGVAPAVIAYSLLATQYHYLICIVGGTFLACGILRLARFNAINYKSGFRGLPITTSGLAVTLYILTFEGLNFKLFSYGLLGLMVLLGGLMVSRVPYTKIKDFRVMYSTLFLLLLLIVFFYLGDLEKTHAIAGITCILIGLYIFSPVMKLKEIIRK; encoded by the coding sequence TTGAATGACAGCATATTTCGATTGATCAAGCTTCCTGACCTTGTAACCCTGGTGAATGCACTGTTAGGTTTTACTGCCATCCTAATGGTTGTCCAGGATAATTCAAATACCTCCAATGCCTCGATCCTGATTGTAATGGCTGTGATTACAGACGGTATTGATGGTGCAATTGCCAGAAGATTAGAATATGGATTATTGGGCGAACAACTTGATTCACTGGCCGATATGATCTCATTTGGAGTTGCACCTGCTGTTATTGCATATTCTTTACTTGCAACACAATACCATTATTTGATCTGTATAGTTGGAGGGACATTCCTGGCCTGCGGCATTTTAAGACTGGCCAGGTTTAATGCTATCAATTATAAATCCGGATTCAGAGGTTTGCCCATTACAACATCTGGTCTTGCAGTTACATTATATATACTAACATTCGAAGGACTTAACTTTAAGTTATTTTCCTATGGTCTCCTGGGATTAATGGTACTTCTTGGTGGATTGATGGTGAGCAGGGTACCATATACAAAGATCAAAGATTTCAGGGTAATGTATTCAACTTTATTCTTATTATTATTGTTAATTGTATTTTTCTATTTAGGGGATCTAGAAAAAACACATGCAATAGCAGGTATTACGTGTATCCTGATTGGATTATACATTTTTAGTCCTGTTATGAAATTAAAAGAAATAATTAGAAAATGA
- a CDS encoding endonuclease V encodes MSTSLFPDDLSTPSLIHAQELVRKKVILYDDYPDLAIVGGVDQAFYKNNIISGIVVIDYGSLEIIEEVYHQDTAQYPYIPTFLSFREGPAITSAFSKLNHEPDILMVDGCGINHPRGAGLATHVGVALDLPTIGVAKNILCGEGDEPIQVGDVNPLMFKAQQVGWLIKSCQRCRSIVVAPGHRVSMKGSLEITQNMLKGHKLPEPCFLAHNYVNRIKKTIKHN; translated from the coding sequence ATGAGCACTTCACTATTTCCGGATGACCTTTCAACTCCATCCCTTATCCATGCACAGGAACTGGTCAGAAAGAAGGTCATCTTATATGATGATTATCCTGATCTTGCTATTGTGGGTGGTGTGGATCAGGCATTCTATAAAAACAACATTATATCCGGTATTGTGGTAATTGATTATGGATCATTGGAGATTATTGAGGAAGTTTATCATCAAGACACTGCTCAATATCCTTACATTCCCACTTTTCTTTCCTTCAGGGAAGGGCCAGCCATCACATCTGCCTTCTCCAAATTGAACCATGAACCAGATATCCTGATGGTAGATGGATGCGGAATCAACCATCCCCGGGGCGCCGGGCTTGCCACTCATGTGGGAGTGGCATTGGACTTACCTACCATCGGAGTAGCAAAGAATATATTATGCGGAGAGGGAGATGAGCCGATACAGGTCGGGGACGTGAATCCTTTGATGTTCAAAGCACAGCAGGTGGGCTGGCTCATCAAATCATGCCAGAGGTGCAGGTCCATTGTGGTAGCACCAGGTCACCGGGTGAGCATGAAAGGATCACTTGAGATAACTCAGAATATGTTAAAAGGTCACAAACTGCCTGAACCGTGCTTTCTTGCCCACAATTATGTAAACAGAATTAAGAAAACAATAAAGCACAAT
- a CDS encoding phosphatidylserine decarboxylase, with translation MLARNTDTLLGGIFVVAIILAIAAFFLDSELLAKESALVFLLDLLFIWFFRDPERPVGGIDEGIVSPADGKVVDIRGNTACIFMNFHNVHVNRAPVSGKIVKMHHRDGGYLPAFFKDSLKNERNTICIESDYGLVKMTQIAGTVPRRIDTYFNVGDRVVRGERIGMIRFGSRVDITPPEGYALTIKKGDRVKAAISIVARKVDEASGAIPDNNKGE, from the coding sequence ATTCTTGCCCGGAATACAGATACGCTATTAGGCGGGATTTTTGTAGTTGCAATTATCCTGGCAATTGCAGCTTTCTTCCTGGATTCGGAATTATTGGCAAAGGAATCTGCTCTTGTTTTTCTTTTGGATTTGCTTTTTATATGGTTCTTCAGGGACCCGGAACGACCAGTTGGGGGAATTGATGAGGGAATCGTATCTCCGGCTGATGGGAAAGTAGTGGATATCAGGGGAAATACGGCTTGTATCTTTATGAACTTCCATAATGTACATGTCAATAGGGCCCCTGTTTCTGGAAAGATTGTTAAGATGCATCACAGGGATGGCGGTTATTTACCTGCATTTTTCAAGGATTCGCTTAAAAATGAACGCAATACAATATGTATCGAATCAGATTACGGTTTGGTAAAAATGACACAAATAGCTGGTACCGTGCCCAGAAGGATTGATACATATTTCAATGTGGGGGATAGAGTGGTCAGAGGCGAGCGGATCGGAATGATCAGGTTCGGAAGCCGTGTGGACATAACACCCCCAGAGGGATATGCATTAACAATAAAAAAAGGCGATAGGGTCAAAGCGGCCATATCTATAGTAGCCAGGAAAGTGGATGAAGCTTCGGGGGCAATTCCTGATAATAATAAAGGTGAATAA